Proteins encoded in a region of the Rutidosis leptorrhynchoides isolate AG116_Rl617_1_P2 chromosome 9, CSIRO_AGI_Rlap_v1, whole genome shotgun sequence genome:
- the LOC139866014 gene encoding psbP domain-containing protein 3, chloroplastic, whose protein sequence is MAPLSSLHSQSLHLHINSFHFTTKLKTPNYQNVIFCKTHQQDQDLSLNIEDKSLKVHRRDLLLHTVFGSLFVPAMVPLAFAEEGVPEGFRIYTDEVNKFKITIPQDWLVGAGEGNGFKSVTAFYPSEASNSNVSLVITGLGADFTKLESFGKVDSFAENLVSGLDRSWQRPPGVSAKLIDSKSTKGMYYIEYTLKNPGEIERHLVSVLGIANNGWYNRLYTLTGQYMDDESEKYRSKIEKAVASFKLV, encoded by the exons ATGGCTCCCCTTTCATCTCTGCATTCTCAGTCCCTTCATCTTCACATTAATTCCTTTCACTTTACAACAA AATTAAAGACACCCAATTATCAAAATGTTATCTTTTGCAAAACCCATCAACAAGATCAAGATTTAAG CTTAAATATTGAAGATAAATCTTTGAAAGTTCATAGAAGAGATCTTTTGTTGCACACTGTATTTGGCTCATTGTTTGTACCTGCAATGGTTCCACTTGCATTTGCTGAAGAAG GTGTGCCGGAGGGTTTCCGAATTTACACTGATGAAGTGAACAAGTTCAAGATCACGATTCCTCAAG ATTGGCTAGTAGGAGCAGGCGAAGGCAACGGATTCAAGTCAGTTACAGCATTCTACCCTTCGGAAGCTTCTAATTCAAACG TCAGTCTAGTGATCACGGGGCTTGGTGCGGATTTCACTAAGTTGGAATCTTTTGGAAAGGTTGATTCTTTTGCCGAAAACCTG GTTAGCGGATTGGACAGAAGTTGGCAGAGACCACCTGGTGTTTCAGCTAAGCTCATCGACAGTAAATCCACAAAAG GTATGTACTACATAGAGTACACACTTAAGAATCCGGGTGAAATTGAAAGGCATTTAGTTTCTGTTTTGGGCATAGCTAACAACGGGTGGTACAATAGATTGTACACTCTCACAGGACAG TACATGGATGATGAATCAGAGAAATATCGTTCCAAGATTGAAAAG GCGGTTGCGTCGTTCAAGTTAGTGTGA
- the LOC139866013 gene encoding SWI/SNF complex subunit SWI3B, with amino-acid sequence MATNSGGGVDAPLKPQPQPHKPTPTPEPTTTTTTKTLDSSPNPTPIPNSKPPNTPAAVNFGPRESNSSPESDIIHVPSYSRWFSWNNIHECEVRILPEFFDGKSPSKTPKVYKYYRNTIVKIFRDSIKQNRPSKENPTPKITFTEARKTIVGDVGSVRKVFDFLEAWGLINYFGSPITKAQLKWEDKESKNVSATPQQNNDPNGANSTGEVIVSKKKFCSSCHTLCTIACFSNLKKDTTFCARCYVRAGVNTADFKRVEISEDVKTDWTEKETLHLLEAVMHYGDDWKKVSEHVVGRSEKECVDRFIKLPFGEQYTGPPDSVDPEEKATDQIDTESSPSKKMRPTPFDDASNPIVAQAAFLSTLVGVEVAERAASAAVKALTEVSNETSNEFLESTLGDTRDHDSVTTNGKSNTNSLKEAYLEAKTQLEKEERELETTISDIVEVKAKDIHDKIVRFEELELQMEREWQQLRQMQSSLFADQLTLLFNKSGGTSRKEHTEQKLKTESSRLQMSETL; translated from the exons ATGGCTACAAATTCCGGTGGTGGTGTCGATGCTCCGctgaaaccccaaccccaacctcACAAACCCACACCCACACCcgaaccaacaacaacaacaacaaccaaaacCCTAGATTCGTCCCCAAATCCAACTCCCATTCCCAATTCCAAACCCCCAAACACTCCCGCCGCCGTCAATTTCGGCCCACGTGAATCCAATTCATCACCTGAATCAGATATTATTCACGTTCCTAGTTATTCCA GGTGGTTCTCTTGGAACAATATTCATGAATGCGAGGTGCGAATTCTCCCCGAATTTTTCGATGGCAAATCACCATCTAAAACTCCAAAGGTTTATAAATACTACCGGAACACAATAGTTAAAATATTCAGAGACAGTATTAAACAAAACCGTCCATCTAAAGAAAACCCTACACCAAAAATCACGTTCACCGAGGCTCGAAAAACAATTGTTGGAGACGTGGGGTCCGTACGAAAGGTTTTCGATTTTTTGGAAGCATGGGGTTTAATCAATTACTTTGGTTCGCCTATTACAAAGGCTCAGTTGAAATGGGAAGATAAAGAAAGTAAGAACGTTTCTGCAACTCCACAGCAGAATAATGATCCTAATGGAGCTAATTCGACTGGCGAAGTTATTGTTTCAAAGAAGAAATTTTGCAGTAGTTGTCATACACTTTGCACGATTGCCTGTTTCTCTAACCTTAAG AAAGATACAACATTTTGTGCAAGGTGCTATGTTCGTGCTGGAGTTAATACTGCAGATTTTAAACGAGTGGAGATCAGTGAAGACGTAAAGACAGATTGGACCGAGAAAGAAACGTTACACCTTCTAGAAGCGGTTATGCATTACGGTGATGACTGGAAAAAGGTGTCTGAACATGTTGTTGGTAGAAGTGAAAAAGAATGTGTAGACCGTTTTATTAAACTTCCGTTCGGAGAACAATATACTGGACCTCCAGATTCAGTTGATCCTGAGGAAAAAGCTACAGATCAGATTGATACGGAATCAAGTCCCAGCAAAAAGATGCGTCCTACACCATTTGATGATGCAAGCAACCCCATTGTGGCTCAG GCTGCATTCCTTTCAACATTGGTTGGCGTAGAAGTTGCGGAAAGAGCTGCTTCTGCAGCTGTAAAGGCTTTAACCGAAGTCAGTAACGAAACAAGTAACGAGTTCCTTGAATCCACTTTAGGCGATACGAGAGATCACG ATTCTGTAACTACAAATGGTAAGAGCAACACAAACTCATTGAAAGAAGCTTATCTCGAGGCGAAAACGCAGCTTGAGAAAGAAGAACGCGAGTTGGAGACAACAATTTCCGACATTGTTGAAGTGAAG GCCAAGGATATACATGATAAGATTGTTCGTTTTGAGGAGCTCGAACTACAAATGGAGAGAGAATGGCAACAACTACGTCAAATGCAAAGTTCACTGTTTGCAGATCAGTTAACGCTTCTGTTTAACAAAAGCGGTGGAACTAGTAGAAAAGAACATACGGAACAGAAACTGAAAACCGAATCGTCTCGACTTCAAATGTCTGAAACCCTGTAA